The DNA region GCGAGTTCTGCACGAATCGTTAGGGGTGGCCTGGCATGCCCAGGGTGAGCAAGAGATTCCGTGGAGCTACGGTGAAGTCGAGGCCGAACTCGAGGCCCTCCGGTACGGCGCAGCCCTGCTCGACTTCTCCGAATATGGGCTGGTAGAGCTAAAAGGCGCCGACCGGCGCGATTTTTTGCATAATCAGTGCACCTCCGACATCCGCCGGATGCCTGAAGGGAGCTGGCTCGAGACGGTATTTCTGAACGCCAGGGGCCAGATCGAACACATTGGCCTGGTGCTCCACCTGGGCGAGTCTTTCTGGATTAGTTCCCCCAGCGCCAAAGGCCTTGCCAACCGTTTTCGCAAGTACATCGTGTTCGATCAGGTAGCGGTGCGGGAGCTCGAGGGCTGGCTCACCCTGCGCCTGCAAGGCTCCAGGGCCGAGGAAATCGCCGGGCGGCTGGGCCCCCTGCCCCCTCGCTGGGGGATAAACAAGACTGAAGCCCTGGTGATAACCCGCGATGAGCTGGGCCTCTGGCTTTTTGTTAGCGCCGATCAAGGGCCGCTGTTAGCCAAAAAGCTGCTGGAAAATGGGGCCACCCCGGTAGGCCGCGAAGCCTGGCAGATCTGGCGGGTAGAGCGGGGCCAGCCCGACCTGCCCGAGGCCCTGGGCGAGCTGCCGCAGGAGGTTGGCTGGGAGGGCCGGGTAAGCTACAAGAAAGGCTGCTACCTGGGGCAGGAAATTATGGCGAGGCTCGAGGCGCGGGGCAACACCCGCTACCAGCTGATGGGCCTGCTGGGCCAGAAGGAAATCCCCTCTGGAGCCCCCGTATTCCGCG from Meiothermus sp. CFH 77666 includes:
- a CDS encoding folate-binding protein YgfZ produces the protein MSLRVLHESLGVAWHAQGEQEIPWSYGEVEAELEALRYGAALLDFSEYGLVELKGADRRDFLHNQCTSDIRRMPEGSWLETVFLNARGQIEHIGLVLHLGESFWISSPSAKGLANRFRKYIVFDQVAVRELEGWLTLRLQGSRAEEIAGRLGPLPPRWGINKTEALVITRDELGLWLFVSADQGPLLAKKLLENGATPVGREAWQIWRVERGQPDLPEALGELPQEVGWEGRVSYKKGCYLGQEIMARLEARGNTRYQLMGLLGQKEIPSGAPVFREGKQVGRVGTAVESPQLGAIALALLRKELAPGDQVRIEGWSATVSALPMQ